ACATCTCTTGGCGCAACCGCTCGAAAACCGAAAACCCCTCGACATACCGTGTCGTCGTAGAGTCGTGTGTAGTCATCACTCCCCCTCCGTCAAGGCTTGGCCCGCAACAGATACGTGCCGTCGCGCGCCTGGAATTCGGTTGTGGTCATGGTGTGCGGCTGCGGAGCTGCGAGGCGTCCCGTGCCAACTGCTCGATCGTGTCCCAATCCCCCGCCTCGACGGCTGCCTCTGGCGTGAGCCATGATCCACCGACGCACGCGACATTGGCGAGCGCGAGGTATTCCGAGGCATTCTTCCGATTCACGCCGCCGGTGGGGCAGAACTGCAGATCAGGTAGCGGTCCGCGAACGCTGGAAAGATAACTCATCCCGCCAGCAGCTTCCGCAGGGAAGAACTTCATGGATCGCCACCCGCGACTCGCGAGCTGCATCATCTCACATACCGTGGCTGCGCCGAGCAGAGCGGGAATATCGGCATCCAGGACGGCCTCCTGGAGCTCCCGCGGAGATCCCGGCGAGACGATGAAACGTGCGCCAGCCTCCACTGCGAGGAAGACCTGCTCGGGGGTGGTCACCGTGCCGGCGCCAAGCGTGATCTCGGGAACCTCCGCCGTTATCGCCCGAATCGCATCGATCGCCGCACTGGTGCGCAGCGTCAGCTCGATCACCGGTACACCTCCACGCACGAGCGCCTTAGCCACGTTCACGGCTGTCTCGACGTTCGGCACTTTGACTACGGGCACCACTGGGCTGATCCGGCAGATCTCTTCAATCGTGCTGTCTCCGTCTGTACTCATGCTTGTCACCTCTTCTCCTCATTTCTCGGGTCCATATCGCCAGGTGAGCCATTCGGCAGGATTCACCGTGGTCAATCGAGTGACGGCCTCCTCGCCGATGGCAGCTCGTACGCGCGGCAGATATCTCCGGTAGGTGTACGCGAGACCCGGTAACCCACCATAGGACTCGTACCGACTACTTCGGGCGACGTCTCCGCCCAGCAACGCCCGGTCTCCACCACCGCCCGCAAAAACCTGCTCAAGGCAGTCGATCAGCATGCCATCGGGCCATGACTTGTGCCGTGCGCTGCCGTCGTAGCCCAGGTATGCGCCACGTGCCGCCAACTCGAGATGCAGCCCGGGATCGGGGTTGCGGTCGATGTGCGCGAGCGCAACGCGGTCCTCGGGACAGCCTGCCTCTGCGAGCATCGTAAGCACCTCATGCGCGGCACTGCCATGCTCGAGGTGAACCATCACGGGAGCGCCGAGTTCGGCACTCACAGCACCGGCTGCCTCTATAGCCCGCCGCTCGAACGTGGTGAGCGACCAGTATCCAATCCCGACCTTCACGAGGCCTGCGCGGCCATGGCTTCGGGCCGGCCCGCCACCGCTCGCCTCCGCGCCTTCACCGAAACCGTCAATAAGTTCCGCCCGGAACATCTCCGCGAGCTGCACAGCGCTCATGGTCGTCAAGTCTGGCTGTGACGGGTAATGGGACTCTCGGTGGACTCCGGTGGTGTGGACGACGTGAATCCCGAGGGACCGCGAGATCCGCGCCACGGCGCTCGGCATCCTGCCGAGGCCGATGGGGGTGGCCTCCACCAAGCAGCCGACGCCCGTCGCCACCAGAGCTGCGGCCTCATCGTGGCTGCGCCCCTCGTCATTCAGCTCATCCCCGGGCAGCAGTGGGGTCGTCTGGAACAGGTGGTCGTGATAGTCCACGACACCCAGATCCTCGGGCGCCACGTCCCCGAGGATGGTGCGTACGATGCGTCCGCTCACAACAGCGCCGCCCGCTTTGTGAACCAGCCTTCCAGCCGGGAGTACGCGTCGAGGAACATCTCGTGATTGTTACGGTAGCCCGCGTGCGAATCCAGGTCGGGAGCGAACTCCGCAGAGATGTGCGATAGCCCTCGCGCAGCCCCGAAATCTGCGC
The window above is part of the Brachybacterium vulturis genome. Proteins encoded here:
- the eda gene encoding bifunctional 4-hydroxy-2-oxoglutarate aldolase/2-dehydro-3-deoxy-phosphogluconate aldolase, yielding MSTDGDSTIEEICRISPVVPVVKVPNVETAVNVAKALVRGGVPVIELTLRTSAAIDAIRAITAEVPEITLGAGTVTTPEQVFLAVEAGARFIVSPGSPRELQEAVLDADIPALLGAATVCEMMQLASRGWRSMKFFPAEAAGGMSYLSSVRGPLPDLQFCPTGGVNRKNASEYLALANVACVGGSWLTPEAAVEAGDWDTIEQLARDASQLRSRTP
- a CDS encoding phosphotriesterase family protein; the encoded protein is MAPEDLGVVDYHDHLFQTTPLLPGDELNDEGRSHDEAAALVATGVGCLVEATPIGLGRMPSAVARISRSLGIHVVHTTGVHRESHYPSQPDLTTMSAVQLAEMFRAELIDGFGEGAEASGGGPARSHGRAGLVKVGIGYWSLTTFERRAIEAAGAVSAELGAPVMVHLEHGSAAHEVLTMLAEAGCPEDRVALAHIDRNPDPGLHLELAARGAYLGYDGSARHKSWPDGMLIDCLEQVFAGGGGDRALLGGDVARSSRYESYGGLPGLAYTYRRYLPRVRAAIGEEAVTRLTTVNPAEWLTWRYGPEK